A genome region from Arachis duranensis cultivar V14167 chromosome 8, aradu.V14167.gnm2.J7QH, whole genome shotgun sequence includes the following:
- the LOC107462251 gene encoding transcription factor TCP4 gives MGMKSTGGEIVQVQGGHIVRSTGRKDRHSKVYTAKGPRDRRVRLSAHTAIQFYDVQDRLGYDRPSKAVDWLIKKAKAAIDKLAELPPWEPTPPPPTTNEVEEEQNGGSTDMAIAEQSESSGYNFQLQRQLGEDPENQHHHSAFIPSPIDTDGGIAFFPTTSAASSINFQSYPPEIISRTNNSSEDLGLSLHSFQDSGLIHHHGQSQQGGGADHQNPSSNDQTLFANYQRMVAWNSDAGGTQADMNRSGFMVNSPGFSSAFSHHQQRGTLQSSFSPSLRPWSEIPQMASSNEHHHNHKSQPIQQQHQASIGEDESHGVGSDRPSSSASPNSHH, from the exons ATGGGAATGAAGAGCACTGGGGGAGAGATTGTTCAAGTCCAAGGTGGGCACATTGTTCGATCCACCGGCCGGAAAGATCGACACAGCAAGGTTTACACGGCGAAAGGGCCGCGTGACCGTCGAGTTAGGCTCTCGGCACACACTGCAATCCAATTCTATGATGTCCAAGACAGGCTTGGCTATGACAGGCCAAGCAAGGCAGTGGACTGGCTTATCAAGAAGGCCAAAGCAGCCATCGACAAACTCGCCGAGCTCCCTCCTTGGGAGCCTACTCCTCCTCCTCCCACTACCAATGAGGTGGAGGAGGAGCAGAATGGAGGATCAACTGACATGGCAATTGCAGAACAATCAGAGTCTTCTGGTTACAATTTTCAGCTTCAAAGGCAACTTG GTGAAGACCCTGAAAACCAACACCACCACTCAGCATTCATTCCTTCACCTATTGACACTGATGGTGGCATAGCATTTTTCCCAACAACGTCTGCTGCTTCCTCCATCAATTTCCAGAGCTACCCTCCTGAGATAATCTCAAGGACCAACAACTCCTCAGAGGATCTTGGACTTTCCCTTCATTCTTTCCAAGATTCTGGCCTAATTCATCATCATGGACAGTCACAacaaggaggtggtgcagatcATCAAAACCCTTCTTCAAATGACCAAACTCTCTTTGCTAACTACCAGAGAATGGTGGCCTGGAACAGTGATGCCGGAGGCACGCAAGCCGACATGAACCGTTCCGGTTTCATGGTGAATTCACCTGGTTTTTCTTCTGCTTTTTCTCATCATCAACAAAGGGGTACCCTTCAGTCCAGTTTCTCACCATCACTTCGCCCTTGGAGTGAGATTCCTCAAATGGCTTCTTCTAACGAGCATCACCACAACCACAAGTCTCAGCCAATCCAGCAGCAACACCAAGCTTCAATAGGTGAAGATGAGAGCCATGGTGTTGGTTCTGACAGGCCTTCATCTTCTGCTTCTCCTAATTCACATCACTGA